A window of the Polaribacter sp. HaHaR_3_91 genome harbors these coding sequences:
- a CDS encoding sigma-70 family RNA polymerase sigma factor, which yields MTEEQVVLNTDKWIDNYADYMYNYAVVRVNNSDLAKDLVQDTFFAGLKSAKNFQGKSTERTWLISILKRKIIDYYRKINSKKGQAEVRMNFYDDGENEGNWLEERVPQSWDNQSEKTIENEELKSQLDSCIDALPEKYAMVFRMKTIQEFETEEICKELDITASNLWVIIHRARTQLRKCMEDNWFNN from the coding sequence ATGACAGAAGAGCAAGTTGTATTAAACACAGACAAATGGATAGATAATTATGCAGATTATATGTATAATTATGCTGTTGTGCGTGTAAATAATAGTGACTTGGCTAAAGATTTAGTTCAAGATACTTTTTTTGCAGGATTAAAATCAGCTAAAAATTTTCAAGGAAAATCTACCGAAAGAACGTGGTTAATTTCTATCTTAAAAAGAAAGATCATAGATTATTACAGAAAAATAAATTCTAAAAAAGGACAAGCTGAAGTTAGAATGAATTTTTATGATGATGGAGAAAATGAAGGTAATTGGTTAGAAGAAAGAGTGCCACAGAGTTGGGACAATCAGTCGGAAAAAACCATTGAAAACGAAGAATTAAAAAGTCAGTTAGATTCTTGTATAGATGCTTTGCCAGAAAAATATGCAATGGTTTTTAGAATGAAAACCATACAAGAGTTTGAAACTGAAGAAATTTGTAAGGAGTTAGATATTACAGCGTCCAATTTATGGGTTATCATTCATAGAGCAAGAACACAGCTCAGAAAGTGTATGGAAGATAATTGGTTTAATAATTAA
- the tatA gene encoding twin-arginine translocase TatA/TatE family subunit, whose product MNTILLFISGPEIMVVMLIVVMLFGADKIPEIARGLGKGMRQVKDATNDIKREINESSKLPKAEADSAKEVSQGANQEFKNITKDINKGINSVKQDIEDLTGPIKRNF is encoded by the coding sequence ATGAATACAATTCTTTTATTTATTAGTGGTCCAGAAATAATGGTTGTCATGTTAATTGTGGTGATGCTTTTTGGTGCAGATAAGATTCCTGAAATTGCCAGAGGATTAGGAAAAGGAATGCGTCAAGTAAAAGATGCAACCAACGATATTAAGAGAGAAATTAACGAAAGTTCTAAATTACCAAAAGCAGAAGCAGATTCTGCAAAAGAGGTATCTCAAGGCGCAAACCAGGAATTTAAAAATATTACAAAAGATATTAATAAAGGAATCAATTCTGTAAAACAAGATATTGAAGATTTAACTGGCCCGATAAAGCGTAATTTCTAA
- a CDS encoding O-methyltransferase, translating to MHFLPENIDNYVVEHSQQEPTILKELSKETWQKVLNPRMLSGAFQGRVLSMIAKLIQPKNILEIGTYTGYSALCLAEGLASEGKIFTLDKNEELETLQNKYFEKSGFRNQIAQFVGNAIEIIPTIDQKFDMVFIDADKSNYINYFHLIIDKMNSGGIILSDNVLWSGKVVEKLDPKDKDTKVLLEYNKLLNTDDRVETVLLPIRDGLTITRVK from the coding sequence ATGCATTTTTTACCAGAAAATATAGACAATTATGTTGTGGAACATTCACAACAAGAGCCAACCATTTTAAAAGAATTAAGTAAAGAAACTTGGCAAAAAGTATTGAATCCTAGAATGTTAAGCGGTGCTTTTCAAGGAAGAGTATTGTCTATGATTGCTAAATTAATTCAGCCAAAAAACATTTTAGAAATTGGTACGTATACTGGGTATTCTGCTTTGTGTTTAGCGGAAGGATTAGCATCCGAAGGAAAAATTTTTACATTAGATAAAAATGAAGAATTAGAAACACTTCAAAATAAATATTTTGAAAAATCTGGTTTCAGAAATCAAATAGCACAATTTGTGGGGAATGCAATTGAGATTATTCCTACTATTGACCAGAAATTTGATATGGTTTTTATTGATGCTGATAAATCTAATTACATCAACTATTTTCATTTAATTATTGATAAAATGAATTCGGGTGGAATTATTTTATCTGATAATGTACTTTGGAGTGGAAAAGTAGTAGAAAAATTAGATCCTAAAGACAAAGACACAAAAGTGCTTTTAGAATACAATAAATTATTAAATACAGACGATAGAGTAGAAACGGTACTATTACCAATAAGAGATGGTTTAACAATAACTAGAGTAAAATAG
- a CDS encoding D-alanyl-D-alanine carboxypeptidase/D-alanyl-D-alanine-endopeptidase: MLKRVLVILFVTVYFTSCKMVKLSRNIDQKLATSFFDNQFTGIYIYDVAADKVLYNYNADKYFTPASNTKIFTLFTGLEMLPDSIPAFKYAVNKDTITIQATGDPTFLHPFFKDSTALKLAKKYKKVHLIANNISDKKYGPGWAWEDFDSYFSPEVSAFPMYGNVVAIQNEDSIKLIPTYFADKLKITDRSYGRKELSNSFYFGKNRRRDTEIPMIINDSLLLNLWNDILPNKVSLLHKSALKPATIAYSIPKDSLFKRMMEVSDNFLAEQILVLASSTLSDTLSSAKARNFILKHQLQDLKQKPRWVDGSGLSRYNLFTPISFVEVLTKMHKKIPSKKLFQFFPVGGESGTLKNWFSGNPKPYIHAKSGTLGNNYNLSGYLITKSGKVLVFSYMNNHYMHSNGEVKKRMQMIFEELRDNY; the protein is encoded by the coding sequence ATGCTTAAAAGAGTACTTGTAATTTTGTTTGTAACTGTCTATTTTACAAGCTGTAAAATGGTTAAATTATCTAGAAATATCGATCAAAAATTAGCAACTTCTTTTTTTGATAATCAATTTACGGGAATTTATATTTATGATGTAGCAGCAGATAAAGTACTTTATAATTATAATGCAGATAAGTATTTTACACCTGCAAGCAATACTAAAATTTTTACACTTTTTACAGGTTTAGAAATGTTGCCAGATTCAATTCCGGCTTTTAAATACGCTGTAAATAAAGATACAATTACCATACAAGCTACAGGAGATCCTACTTTTTTACATCCATTTTTTAAAGACAGTACCGCTTTAAAATTGGCAAAAAAATATAAAAAAGTACATTTAATTGCTAATAATATTTCTGATAAAAAATACGGACCAGGTTGGGCTTGGGAAGACTTTGATAGCTATTTTAGTCCAGAAGTAAGTGCTTTTCCAATGTATGGGAATGTTGTTGCAATACAAAATGAAGATTCTATAAAACTAATCCCAACTTATTTTGCTGATAAATTAAAAATTACAGATAGAAGTTATGGGAGAAAAGAGCTTTCTAATTCTTTTTATTTTGGAAAAAACAGGAGAAGAGACACCGAAATCCCTATGATTATAAACGATTCTTTACTCTTAAATCTCTGGAATGATATTTTACCCAACAAAGTAAGTTTATTGCATAAATCGGCTTTAAAACCGGCTACAATTGCCTATAGCATTCCTAAAGATTCATTATTTAAAAGAATGATGGAAGTAAGCGATAATTTTTTAGCAGAACAGATTTTAGTTTTAGCGTCTTCAACACTTTCAGATACATTGAGTTCTGCAAAAGCAAGAAACTTTATTTTAAAACATCAATTACAAGATTTAAAACAAAAACCACGCTGGGTAGATGGTTCTGGTTTAAGTAGGTATAATTTATTTACACCCATTTCTTTTGTAGAAGTTTTAACAAAAATGCACAAAAAAATACCATCTAAAAAGTTGTTTCAGTTTTTTCCTGTTGGTGGAGAATCGGGTACTTTAAAAAATTGGTTTTCTGGGAATCCAAAACCGTATATTCATGCAAAATCTGGTACTCTAGGAAATAATTATAATTTAAGCGGATACTTAATTACAAAATCGGGTAAAGTATTAGTTTTTAGTTATATGAATAACCATTACATGCATTCTAACGGTGAAGTAAAAAAGAGAATGCAAATGATATTTGAGGAACTAAGAGATAATTATTAA